The following proteins come from a genomic window of Pseudomonas cichorii:
- a CDS encoding aliphatic sulfonate ABC transporter substrate-binding protein: MALALNPSARAENAPEEVRLDYAYYSPVSLVLKHFGWVEKALPNSKVSWVFSQGSNRSLEYLNSGGADFGSSASLSAVLARANGSPIKSVYVYSRAEWTALVVRKDSPLKSVTDLKGKKIAATKGTDPYLFTLRSLAKAGLEKNDVELLHLQHPDGRTALEKGDVDAWAGLDPHMAASELQAGSRLLYRNKDFNSYGVISVTEAFAKAHPQTITAVIKAYEQARHWAIAHPEEFAKLLADESKLPLDVAKLQLTRTDLSAPQLTDKDITASKAAAPILVSEELVKRGVDVNQVIDQLIDPSFGKASIE; the protein is encoded by the coding sequence ATGGCACTGGCCCTGAACCCGTCGGCCCGCGCCGAAAATGCGCCTGAGGAAGTGCGTCTGGATTACGCCTACTACTCGCCTGTCAGCCTGGTGCTCAAGCACTTCGGGTGGGTCGAAAAGGCGTTGCCGAACTCAAAAGTCAGCTGGGTGTTCAGCCAGGGCAGCAACCGCTCGCTGGAGTACCTGAACAGCGGTGGCGCCGACTTCGGATCGTCGGCCAGCCTCTCGGCGGTGCTGGCACGGGCCAATGGCAGCCCGATCAAATCGGTGTATGTCTACAGCCGTGCCGAATGGACGGCATTGGTGGTGCGCAAGGACTCGCCCCTCAAGAGCGTGACCGATCTTAAAGGGAAGAAGATCGCCGCGACCAAGGGCACAGACCCGTATCTGTTCACCCTGCGCTCACTGGCCAAGGCGGGCCTGGAAAAGAATGACGTGGAACTCCTGCACCTCCAGCATCCGGACGGACGCACCGCGCTGGAGAAAGGCGATGTCGACGCCTGGGCCGGTCTTGACCCGCACATGGCCGCCAGCGAATTGCAGGCCGGTTCGCGCCTGCTGTACCGCAACAAGGACTTCAACAGCTATGGCGTAATCAGCGTAACCGAGGCCTTCGCCAAGGCCCATCCACAAACCATCACTGCCGTGATCAAGGCCTACGAACAGGCACGTCACTGGGCCATCGCCCATCCGGAAGAGTTCGCCAAACTGCTGGCTGACGAGTCCAAGCTGCCGCTGGATGTTGCCAAGCTGCAACTGACCCGTACTGACTTGTCTGCGCCTCAACTGACCGACAAGGATATAACCGCCTCCAAGGCTGCCGCACCGATTCTGGTGTCCGAAGAACTGGTCAAGCGCGGTGTCGATGTCAATCAGGTCATCGATCAACTGATCGATCCGTCCTTTGGCAAGGCCAGTATTGAGTGA
- a CDS encoding ABC transporter permease has protein sequence MSDLTLDQTFGPLHRQRRLHLPPLGASLALLFLAALILAALAPQLFTRIDPLAIVPREAFQAPGWAHWLGTDQSGRDIFARIVYGTRESLFIGVAATALAMSIAIALGLLGGLGGARVDRWVGWLLEVLFAFPSLVLALLFVTVFGSGIGPLIVATGLGAAPGYARMVRGQVLAVRNAGYIEAARALGHPTSRIVLRQLLPNAMRPLVVTLTMGVGQAIVWASALSFLGMGAQPPAPEWGTMLSMGRDFIANAWWLTFFPGLFIVLTTLSTTVTGRYIQQRLEGRLP, from the coding sequence ATGAGCGACCTGACTCTTGATCAGACCTTCGGCCCGCTGCACCGTCAACGGCGTTTGCACCTTCCACCTTTGGGCGCAAGCCTGGCGTTGCTGTTTCTTGCCGCGCTGATACTGGCGGCACTGGCACCGCAGTTGTTCACCCGCATCGATCCACTGGCCATCGTGCCTCGCGAGGCGTTTCAGGCGCCGGGCTGGGCGCACTGGCTGGGAACCGATCAGTCAGGGCGTGACATTTTTGCCCGGATTGTCTATGGCACCCGCGAGAGTCTGTTTATCGGTGTGGCCGCCACGGCACTGGCGATGAGCATTGCCATTGCCCTCGGGCTGCTGGGCGGTCTGGGTGGTGCGCGGGTTGATCGCTGGGTGGGCTGGCTGCTGGAAGTGCTGTTTGCCTTTCCGAGCCTGGTGCTTGCCTTGTTGTTTGTGACGGTATTCGGCAGCGGCATCGGCCCGTTGATTGTTGCCACCGGGCTGGGGGCTGCGCCCGGTTATGCCCGAATGGTTCGCGGTCAGGTTCTGGCCGTGCGCAATGCCGGCTATATCGAAGCGGCGCGGGCGCTGGGGCATCCGACTTCGCGCATCGTGCTGCGCCAGTTGCTGCCCAATGCCATGCGCCCATTGGTGGTGACCCTGACCATGGGCGTTGGTCAGGCGATTGTCTGGGCTTCGGCACTGAGCTTTCTCGGTATGGGCGCGCAACCGCCAGCGCCCGAGTGGGGAACCATGTTGTCCATGGGCCGTGACTTTATCGCCAATGCCTGGTGGCTCACGTTCTTTCCGGGCCTGTTCATTGTGTTGACCACGTTGTCTACCACCGTGACCGGCCGCTATATCCAACAACGTCTGGAGGGTCGCCTGCCATGA
- a CDS encoding dipeptide ABC transporter ATP-binding protein gives MSDKTLIVEGLSIAFEGRNVVRDLSFTLAPGRCVALVGESGSGKSVSARSLVGLAGSRAEVAARRLSFGEHDLLALSERQWRGVRGKDIGFVLQDALVSLDPLRPVGKEILEVLETHGFGNRQQRGARVLELLERVGVPDVALRARQRSGQLSGGLRQRALIASALAMDPALVIADEPTTALDATVQAQILEVFQQIKARGASLLIISHDLAVVAQLADDVVVLRHGEVVEQGPMLQVLSKPQHPYTRELLAAVPSEHPRGSRLSGVTRPTSPVKSGEAGHVLLQAQGLGKRYLGPDGQLRQVVQDVGFELRAGQTLGIVGESGSGKTTVARIALGLLQPDAGQVLYRGHPWNLPGNAIDEKRRRPLRREISVIYQDPLGSFDPRWNVMQILDDALHVAGVEVSQRPARITHLLGQVRLPPELALRRPLQLSGGQRQRVAIARAIASEPKLIICDEPVSALDVSVQAQVLDLLADLQQELGLAYLFISHDLGVIRHVSDNVLVMRHGQVVELAPAEQLFTRPAHEYTQRLLGSVPCLPGSGAELVVPPLDPEHEAFDVFDESRLWKIAI, from the coding sequence ATGAGTGACAAGACCTTGATTGTCGAAGGCCTGAGCATCGCCTTTGAAGGCCGCAACGTGGTGCGGGACTTGTCCTTTACGCTGGCACCCGGACGTTGTGTGGCGCTGGTGGGCGAGTCCGGTTCCGGCAAGAGCGTCAGTGCTCGCAGTCTGGTGGGCCTGGCGGGCAGTCGCGCTGAAGTGGCGGCGCGGCGGCTGAGTTTTGGTGAGCACGATCTGCTGGCTCTCAGCGAGCGTCAGTGGCGGGGCGTGCGTGGCAAGGACATCGGCTTTGTCCTTCAAGATGCGCTGGTGTCCCTCGATCCGTTGCGTCCGGTGGGCAAGGAAATCCTCGAAGTGCTGGAAACCCATGGTTTCGGCAATCGGCAGCAGCGTGGCGCACGTGTGCTGGAGTTGCTGGAGCGGGTTGGTGTGCCAGATGTTGCGTTACGCGCCCGCCAACGCTCCGGGCAGTTGTCCGGTGGCTTGCGCCAGCGGGCGTTGATTGCCAGCGCCCTGGCCATGGACCCTGCGCTGGTGATTGCCGACGAGCCCACTACCGCGCTGGACGCCACGGTGCAGGCACAGATTCTTGAAGTCTTCCAGCAGATCAAGGCCCGTGGCGCTTCCTTGCTGATCATCAGCCATGACCTGGCGGTGGTGGCGCAACTGGCGGATGACGTGGTGGTGTTGCGCCATGGCGAAGTGGTCGAGCAAGGGCCGATGCTGCAAGTCTTGAGCAAGCCGCAACATCCTTACACACGTGAGTTGCTGGCCGCCGTGCCGTCCGAACACCCTCGCGGGAGTCGCTTGTCTGGAGTGACACGCCCGACATCGCCCGTCAAAAGTGGCGAAGCGGGGCACGTGTTGTTGCAGGCTCAAGGCTTGGGCAAGCGTTATCTGGGGCCTGATGGCCAGCTTCGTCAGGTGGTACAGGACGTCGGTTTCGAGCTGCGCGCCGGGCAGACCCTGGGCATTGTAGGCGAGTCCGGTTCGGGAAAGACCACGGTAGCCCGCATTGCCCTTGGCCTGTTGCAACCCGATGCCGGGCAAGTGCTGTACCGCGGCCACCCCTGGAACCTGCCTGGCAATGCCATCGATGAAAAACGGCGGCGGCCACTACGGCGTGAAATCAGCGTTATCTATCAGGACCCCCTCGGCTCCTTCGATCCTCGCTGGAACGTGATGCAAATCCTTGATGATGCATTGCATGTTGCGGGCGTCGAGGTAAGCCAGCGTCCGGCGCGGATTACCCATCTGCTGGGGCAGGTGCGATTGCCGCCAGAGCTGGCCCTGCGACGTCCTTTGCAGTTGTCCGGTGGCCAGCGTCAGCGTGTGGCCATTGCCCGAGCGATTGCCAGCGAACCGAAGCTGATCATCTGCGACGAACCGGTGTCGGCGCTGGATGTTTCGGTACAGGCACAAGTGCTGGATCTGCTGGCCGATCTGCAACAGGAACTGGGGCTGGCCTATCTATTCATTTCCCACGACCTGGGGGTGATTCGTCACGTCAGCGACAACGTGCTGGTGATGCGCCACGGCCAGGTCGTCGAGCTGGCTCCGGCGGAGCAGCTTTTCACTCGGCCCGCCCATGAATACACCCAGCGTTTGCTCGGTTCGGTGCCGTGCCTGCCCGGGAGCGGCGCGGAACTGGTGGTACCGCCGCTGGACCCGGAACACGAAGCTTTCGACGTGTTCGATGAATCACGTCTCTGGAAAATCGCCATCTAG
- a CDS encoding ABC transporter permease, whose product MSTSSKALAGASPAERPASRALQWRRRAKGLALPLAIILLLETVVRLGWIASYQMPAPSEVAQTLFQLADGALWKHIGASLSRVLAGFFIGSALGLLFAAWVGLSREAEAWLEPTFASLRAIPSLAWVPLLLLWLGIGETSKVTLIAIGAFFPVYLNGVAAIRNIDRKLVEVGRMYGFSRTRLARRILLPAAFPGVFTGLRSALSLSWMFLVAAELIAATRGLGYLLSDGRETSRPDLVLAAIIVLALLGKISDGLLAGLEKRWLAWRDTFDGVDSGARP is encoded by the coding sequence ATGAGCACTTCCAGCAAAGCCCTGGCCGGGGCTAGTCCGGCAGAGCGCCCGGCCAGCCGTGCGCTCCAGTGGCGACGTCGGGCCAAAGGCCTGGCCTTGCCGCTGGCGATCATCCTGCTACTTGAAACCGTGGTGCGCCTGGGCTGGATCGCTTCCTACCAGATGCCCGCTCCCAGCGAGGTGGCGCAGACCCTGTTCCAGCTCGCCGATGGCGCGTTGTGGAAACACATCGGGGCGAGCCTGTCACGGGTGCTGGCCGGTTTCTTTATCGGCTCCGCACTCGGGTTGCTGTTTGCCGCCTGGGTAGGGCTCAGCCGCGAGGCCGAGGCCTGGCTGGAGCCGACCTTCGCCAGCCTGCGGGCGATCCCAAGCCTGGCATGGGTCCCACTCTTGCTGCTGTGGCTGGGAATTGGTGAAACCTCCAAGGTCACGCTGATTGCCATCGGTGCGTTCTTCCCCGTGTACCTCAACGGGGTCGCAGCGATTCGCAATATCGACCGCAAGCTGGTGGAAGTCGGGCGCATGTATGGTTTCAGCCGCACGCGCCTGGCCCGGCGGATTCTCTTGCCTGCCGCTTTTCCGGGTGTGTTCACCGGCCTGCGCAGCGCCCTGAGCCTGAGCTGGATGTTCCTGGTCGCCGCCGAACTGATCGCAGCCACTCGTGGCCTGGGTTATCTGCTCAGCGATGGCCGGGAAACGTCTCGGCCAGACCTGGTGCTGGCGGCAATCATTGTTCTGGCGCTGCTCGGTAAAATCAGCGACGGCCTGCTGGCTGGCCTGGAAAAACGCTGGCTGGCCTGGCGTGACACCTTCGACGGCGTAGACTCTGGAGCCCGACCATGA
- a CDS encoding acyl-CoA dehydrogenase family protein, whose protein sequence is MTTFQRFTPQPPAASVSELQARITALLPAIGAGAAQRERERQLPFKAIAQLAAAGVYTVRIPKSHGGPGGSVRDVIELLLRIASVDSNVAQALRPGLAFVEGLLVSTTEDAEAERQRWFARYLEGAVIGNAGWELGGANGAIAARLVREGDHYRVNGSKFYSTGALFADWVSAVALDEDEQPVSFILPRDREGLVLLDDFDAMGQRLTASGTTHLQNVRVEASDIRTRTVEEGKRTIVTPFLQLFLGTVQAGIARNALDDAIRFAREHARPIKHSSASRSVDDPYVELAVGDISARAYAAEALVLKAAEAIDRAWAAQRAHADVEQAAVEVAQAQYLVAELALKAAETLFDVGGASTTGRSHNLDRHWRNARTVANHNPRHWKAAVVGAWQLKGTEPPTSGLF, encoded by the coding sequence ATGACCACGTTTCAACGTTTTACCCCGCAGCCGCCTGCTGCCAGCGTCAGCGAACTGCAAGCCCGCATCACTGCGCTGCTGCCAGCCATCGGCGCCGGTGCGGCACAGCGTGAACGCGAGCGGCAATTGCCTTTCAAGGCCATCGCCCAGCTTGCTGCTGCCGGTGTGTATACCGTGCGTATCCCTAAAAGCCATGGCGGCCCTGGCGGCAGCGTACGGGATGTCATCGAACTGCTGTTGCGCATCGCTTCGGTGGACTCAAACGTCGCCCAGGCCCTGCGCCCCGGTCTTGCCTTTGTCGAAGGGCTGCTGGTTTCCACAACTGAAGATGCCGAGGCCGAGCGCCAGCGCTGGTTTGCCCGTTACCTTGAGGGCGCGGTAATCGGCAATGCCGGTTGGGAACTGGGTGGAGCCAATGGGGCGATTGCTGCACGGCTGGTGCGCGAAGGAGATCATTACCGGGTCAATGGCAGCAAGTTCTACAGCACCGGTGCATTGTTTGCCGACTGGGTCAGCGCGGTGGCGCTGGATGAAGACGAGCAGCCGGTGTCGTTCATTCTGCCTCGTGATCGCGAAGGCTTGGTGCTGCTGGATGACTTCGATGCCATGGGCCAGCGTCTGACGGCCAGTGGCACGACTCATCTGCAGAACGTGAGGGTCGAGGCCAGCGATATTCGTACCCGCACGGTGGAAGAGGGCAAGCGCACTATCGTCACGCCGTTCCTGCAACTGTTCCTGGGCACGGTGCAGGCCGGTATCGCACGTAATGCACTGGACGACGCGATCCGTTTTGCCAGGGAGCATGCACGGCCGATCAAGCACAGCAGCGCCAGTCGTTCGGTGGACGATCCCTATGTGGAATTGGCCGTGGGCGATATTTCCGCTCGGGCCTACGCTGCCGAAGCACTGGTGCTCAAAGCCGCGGAAGCCATCGATCGGGCCTGGGCTGCGCAACGGGCGCATGCAGACGTCGAACAGGCTGCCGTGGAAGTCGCGCAGGCGCAGTATCTGGTCGCTGAACTTGCGCTCAAGGCTGCTGAAACCTTGTTTGATGTGGGCGGGGCATCGACGACAGGCCGCAGCCATAACCTTGATCGCCATTGGCGCAATGCACGCACCGTGGCCAACCATAATCCGCGACACTGGAAAGCAGCAGTGGTGGGAGCCTGGCAGCTCAAGGGCACAGAGCCGCCGACCTCAGGGTTGTTTTGA
- a CDS encoding acyl-CoA dehydrogenase family protein, with protein sequence MPVTSPLSASFASPLLLARNLATDFASNAAERDKNGGTPLAERDALRRSGLLALSIPTRFGGLGANWQETFDVVREFARVDSSIAHVFGFHHLMLATVRLFASPEQWHPWFEQTARQNWFWGNALNPLDTRTVMKTFDGWREFSGRKSFCSGASDSEMLIASAVDENAGGKLVIAAIPSGRTGITLHDDWDNMGQRQTDSGSATFERVRIEESELLLDPGPLSTPFACLRPLIAQLHFTNLFLGISEGAFEEARQYTLKESRPWFTSLTRDISEDPYVLRHYGEFWAALEGVRALVERACIQLDEAWNKGPDLSSEERAHLALSISSAKVAATRTGLDLCSRLFEVTGARATHAALRLDRFWRNLRTQTLHDPLDYKLHELGDWALNGKRPTPTFYS encoded by the coding sequence ATGCCTGTGACCTCTCCTCTGTCCGCTTCCTTCGCTTCACCTCTGTTACTGGCCCGCAATCTGGCGACGGATTTCGCCAGTAACGCTGCCGAACGCGACAAGAACGGTGGAACGCCACTGGCCGAACGCGATGCCCTGCGCCGCAGCGGGCTACTGGCCCTGAGTATCCCGACCCGCTTTGGTGGCCTGGGTGCCAACTGGCAGGAAACCTTCGACGTGGTACGTGAGTTCGCCAGGGTCGACAGTTCCATTGCCCATGTCTTCGGCTTCCACCACCTGATGCTGGCCACGGTCCGGTTGTTTGCCAGCCCCGAGCAATGGCACCCGTGGTTCGAGCAGACAGCCCGGCAGAACTGGTTCTGGGGTAACGCGCTGAACCCTCTGGACACCCGAACCGTGATGAAGACCTTTGACGGCTGGCGTGAGTTTTCCGGGCGCAAGAGTTTCTGCTCCGGGGCCAGCGACTCGGAAATGCTCATCGCGTCGGCGGTGGATGAGAATGCCGGTGGCAAGCTGGTGATTGCCGCGATTCCCAGCGGTCGCACCGGCATTACCCTGCACGACGACTGGGACAACATGGGCCAGCGTCAGACCGACAGCGGCAGCGCAACCTTCGAGCGGGTGCGTATCGAAGAATCGGAACTGCTGCTCGATCCGGGCCCGCTGAGCACCCCGTTTGCCTGCCTGCGTCCGCTGATTGCCCAGTTGCACTTCACCAACCTGTTCCTGGGCATCAGCGAAGGTGCCTTCGAGGAAGCCCGGCAGTACACCCTCAAGGAAAGTCGCCCGTGGTTCACCTCCCTGACCCGGGACATCAGCGAAGATCCTTATGTCTTGCGCCATTACGGCGAATTCTGGGCGGCTCTTGAAGGTGTGCGTGCCCTGGTGGAGCGCGCCTGCATACAACTGGACGAAGCCTGGAACAAGGGACCGGACCTGAGCAGCGAAGAACGTGCTCACCTGGCACTGTCCATCAGCAGCGCCAAGGTCGCAGCGACTCGCACAGGTCTGGATCTGTGCAGCCGACTGTTTGAAGTGACCGGTGCCAGGGCCACACATGCTGCCCTGCGACTGGACCGTTTCTGGCGCAACCTGCGCACCCAGACCCTGCACGATCCGCTGGATTACAAGCTGCACGAGCTGGGCGACTGGGCCTTGAACGGCAAGCGTCCGACACCGACCTTTTATTCCTGA
- a CDS encoding ABC transporter ATP-binding protein: MHLLDLHVEHKAFGDTAVLGQLELRLQPGEIVSLLGPSGCGKSTLLRLVAQLDQDFRGQLRKRPDEVGFVFQEPRLMPWLTVAENIGFSQDKDYDRARVTRLIDEVGLTGFADALPKALSGGMAQRVAIARGLYGQPQLLLLDEPFSAVDAFTRFKLQDLLLDLAQRHHIGLLVVTHDVDEALYLSHRVLVIGNRPGTVIRELTVPLTYPRDRRDETLAKLRSQALESLHDARVI, encoded by the coding sequence ATGCATCTGCTGGACCTGCATGTCGAGCACAAGGCTTTCGGTGATACCGCCGTGCTCGGTCAGCTTGAGTTGCGTCTGCAACCGGGGGAAATCGTCAGCCTGCTCGGCCCAAGCGGCTGCGGCAAAAGCACGCTGTTGCGTCTGGTTGCACAACTGGATCAGGACTTTCGCGGACAGTTGCGCAAGCGTCCCGACGAGGTGGGTTTCGTGTTTCAGGAGCCACGGTTGATGCCCTGGCTGACGGTTGCCGAGAATATCGGCTTCAGTCAGGACAAGGATTACGACCGCGCCCGGGTCACCCGCCTGATTGACGAAGTCGGCCTGACTGGCTTTGCCGACGCGCTGCCCAAGGCGTTATCGGGCGGCATGGCCCAGCGCGTGGCCATTGCCCGCGGGCTTTACGGCCAGCCGCAGCTTCTGTTGCTGGACGAACCCTTCAGTGCGGTCGATGCCTTCACTCGCTTCAAGCTCCAGGACCTGCTACTGGATCTGGCCCAACGTCACCATATTGGCCTGCTGGTCGTGACCCACGATGTCGATGAAGCGCTGTACCTGAGCCATCGGGTGCTGGTGATCGGCAACCGCCCCGGCACCGTCATCAGGGAACTGACCGTCCCTCTCACCTACCCCCGCGACCGCAGAGACGAAACCCTGGCAAAGCTGCGCAGCCAGGCGCTGGAGTCACTGCATGATGCGCGGGTGATTTGA